A stretch of the Candidatus Kaelpia imicola genome encodes the following:
- the rho gene encoding transcription termination factor Rho, with translation MDIAQLQHMGMQNLFSLAKDLRVNGISGLKKQDLIFKIIKTKAMREGEVSGEGVLEVLPDGFGFLRSPNYSYLPSPDDIYISPSQIRRFSLRTGDTIAGQVRPPKDGEKYFALLKVEGINHANADDNTYRIPFDNLTPLYPNERFLLETKSTEITTRIIDLIAPIGKGQRGLIVAPPYSGKTIILQKIANAISANYSDAISIVLLIGERPEEVTDMERSVKGEVIGSTFDEPAERHIQVAEIVMEKAKRLVESGKDAVILLDSMTRLARAYNTVAPHSGKVLTGGIDSGALDRPKKFFGAARNIEGGGSLTILATSLVDTGSRMDDVIFEEFKGTGNMELQLDRNLFQKRIYPAIDIRRSATRREELLLDPDELKRIWVLRRVLHDVNNEEAMKTLMAKMNKAKNNVEFLLGLDIEAVESSEPTL, from the coding sequence ATGGATATAGCACAGCTGCAGCACATGGGAATGCAAAACCTTTTTAGCCTGGCAAAAGATTTAAGGGTAAACGGGATATCGGGCCTTAAAAAACAGGATCTGATATTTAAGATTATAAAGACAAAGGCTATGAGGGAAGGCGAAGTCTCCGGCGAAGGCGTGCTTGAAGTATTGCCGGATGGATTCGGTTTCTTAAGATCTCCTAATTACAGTTATCTTCCTTCACCTGACGATATTTACATCTCTCCTTCTCAAATAAGAAGGTTTAGTCTTAGAACCGGTGATACTATAGCCGGTCAGGTCCGTCCGCCTAAAGACGGAGAGAAATATTTTGCCCTTCTTAAAGTAGAAGGGATAAACCATGCGAATGCCGATGATAATACTTATAGGATACCATTTGATAACCTTACTCCATTATATCCGAATGAACGATTTCTGCTTGAGACTAAGTCTACCGAGATAACAACGCGGATTATCGACTTAATTGCTCCCATAGGAAAAGGTCAGCGTGGATTAATAGTAGCACCGCCTTATAGTGGAAAGACGATAATCTTACAGAAGATAGCCAATGCAATAAGCGCAAACTATTCCGATGCAATCTCCATTGTATTATTAATAGGGGAGAGGCCTGAAGAGGTTACTGATATGGAACGCTCTGTGAAGGGTGAGGTGATAGGCTCAACTTTCGATGAGCCGGCAGAACGTCATATTCAGGTTGCAGAGATCGTAATGGAGAAAGCCAAGAGACTTGTTGAATCCGGAAAAGACGCTGTGATATTGCTCGACAGTATGACTCGTTTAGCTCGTGCGTATAATACAGTAGCGCCTCATAGCGGAAAGGTTTTAACCGGCGGTATCGATTCCGGAGCTCTGGATAGACCCAAGAAGTTCTTTGGTGCGGCAAGAAATATCGAAGGAGGAGGTTCTTTGACAATACTTGCAACCTCACTTGTCGATACGGGGAGCAGGATGGATGATGTCATCTTCGAAGAGTTCAAAGGAACCGGAAATATGGAACTACAGCTGGACAGGAACCTATTCCAGAAGAGAATCTACCCTGCGATAGATATCAGGAGATCCGCTACAAGACGTGAAGAGCTGCTTCTCGACCCTGATGAGTTGAAAAGAATCTGGGTTTTAAGGCGGGTATTACATGATGTGAACAATGAAGAGGCAATGAAAACGCTGATGGCCAAGATGAATAAAGCTAAAAACAATGTTGAATTCCTCTTAGGGCTGGATATCGAAGCTGTAGAATCATCCGAACCTACCCTATAA
- the glgA gene encoding glycogen synthase GlgA, whose product MSKRLKVLFVSTEVTPYAKAGGLADIAGALPPVLKEMGLDIRVIMPKYKGIDIEADQTLLNNSVPLYFIENDSYYKREYIYSTPEGDYPDNMERFAYFCKEILKRIKREGFKPDIIHANDWETALIPVYLKTTYKDDEFFKDVKTVFTIHNLAYQGIFQASEWDKTELNPDIFNLQGLEYYKKINLMKGALIFADYITTVSPRYAEEIQGDEYGFGLQNVLSSRKESISGIINGIDYLYWDSENDSQIPQNFTINSLNKKPINKQHIQTEMGMEIGRDIPLIAAIGRLTDQKGWDLIVESIDKICEKDLQLIVLGEGEKKYQDIMTEISKKYPLKTSINIKFDLALAKKIYAAADIFLMPSKFEPCGLGQLISYRYATLPLGRETGGLADTITDYTKDKAHGTGFLFKNYKSKDLVDAIERALDVYRDRRAWRNIQKRVVKADYSWKHSAKDYKNLYKNVIKSLKRDV is encoded by the coding sequence ATGTCTAAAAGATTAAAGGTATTATTTGTTTCAACAGAGGTCACGCCTTATGCCAAGGCAGGCGGATTAGCAGATATAGCAGGAGCACTTCCACCGGTTCTCAAAGAGATGGGCCTGGATATCAGGGTAATCATGCCTAAATATAAAGGAATAGATATAGAAGCAGATCAAACCTTGCTAAACAACTCTGTTCCGCTTTACTTTATAGAGAATGACAGTTATTACAAAAGAGAGTATATTTACTCTACGCCCGAAGGTGACTACCCCGACAATATGGAGCGGTTTGCTTATTTCTGTAAAGAGATACTTAAAAGAATCAAGAGAGAAGGGTTTAAACCGGATATAATCCACGCCAACGACTGGGAGACAGCCCTTATACCTGTATATCTTAAAACAACTTATAAAGATGATGAATTTTTTAAAGATGTAAAGACTGTATTTACAATCCACAATCTTGCCTATCAGGGAATATTTCAGGCTTCTGAGTGGGATAAAACGGAATTGAATCCTGATATATTCAACCTTCAGGGGCTTGAATACTATAAAAAGATAAACCTTATGAAAGGAGCACTCATATTTGCAGACTATATCACAACGGTAAGCCCTAGATATGCAGAAGAGATACAGGGCGATGAGTATGGATTTGGGCTTCAGAATGTATTAAGCTCACGTAAAGAGAGTATCAGCGGTATAATAAACGGTATTGATTACTTATACTGGGATTCAGAGAATGACTCCCAGATACCCCAAAATTTTACCATCAACTCCCTGAATAAAAAACCTATCAACAAACAGCACATTCAAACAGAGATGGGAATGGAGATAGGCCGAGACATCCCGCTAATAGCTGCAATAGGCAGGTTAACAGATCAGAAAGGCTGGGATTTAATAGTCGAATCAATAGATAAAATATGTGAAAAAGACCTCCAGTTGATAGTTTTAGGTGAAGGAGAGAAAAAGTATCAAGATATAATGACGGAAATATCCAAAAAATATCCTCTTAAGACTTCAATAAATATAAAATTTGACCTTGCTCTGGCAAAAAAGATATATGCAGCAGCCGATATATTTCTCATGCCTTCTAAATTTGAGCCCTGCGGCTTAGGTCAACTTATAAGCTATAGGTATGCAACTCTACCTCTGGGGAGAGAGACCGGGGGGCTGGCTGATACCATAACTGATTACACAAAAGATAAGGCTCATGGAACAGGATTCCTCTTTAAGAACTATAAAAGCAAAGATCTTGTTGATGCTATAGAGAGAGCATTGGATGTCTATAGAGACCGCAGAGCATGGAGAAATATTCAGAAAAGAGTAGTAAAAGCTGATTACTCCTGGAAACATTCAGCCAAGGATTATAAAAATCTTTACAAAAATGTAATAAAAAGCTTGAAAAGAGATGTCTAA
- a CDS encoding tetratricopeptide repeat protein, with protein MRIIKTCLLSMIALILLSNLSFGGDDFIKESRVYRKKGYEAQQSGDIEMALVYYRKAAALDPFYAIPHNDTGIIYEMKGYLNKAQEAYLKAIQINPEFAEAHMNLALLYERINEIDKALPHFIKRVELDSKNSSWARRAWQKLWKYAPEQAREVEARVLAREVANRMQEQKETKKVLAAKHYQKGIYYLKKDLYENAYNELKQAVILFPDNESYQKNYRKAERKHIVNRISIYCKNGSDYIESGDYVKAKQELEKIIELVPRQN; from the coding sequence ATGAGAATAATTAAGACCTGCCTGCTCTCTATGATAGCATTAATCTTGTTGAGCAACCTAAGCTTTGGCGGTGATGATTTTATAAAAGAGTCCAGAGTTTACAGAAAGAAAGGCTATGAAGCACAGCAGTCTGGAGATATAGAGATGGCTCTGGTATACTACAGAAAAGCCGCTGCGTTGGACCCATTCTATGCTATACCCCATAATGATACAGGAATAATATATGAGATGAAGGGCTACTTAAATAAGGCCCAGGAGGCATATCTAAAAGCAATTCAGATAAATCCTGAATTTGCAGAAGCACATATGAATCTTGCTTTGTTATATGAGCGTATAAATGAGATAGATAAAGCCTTGCCGCATTTTATCAAGAGGGTTGAGCTAGATAGTAAGAACAGTTCCTGGGCAAGGAGGGCTTGGCAGAAACTTTGGAAATATGCCCCAGAGCAAGCAAGAGAGGTAGAAGCCAGAGTATTGGCACGTGAAGTGGCAAACAGAATGCAGGAGCAGAAAGAGACAAAAAAAGTACTTGCAGCTAAACATTATCAAAAAGGTATCTACTACCTTAAGAAAGATCTTTATGAGAATGCCTACAACGAACTGAAGCAGGCGGTAATACTATTTCCGGACAATGAAAGTTATCAGAAGAACTACAGGAAGGCAGAGAGAAAGCACATTGTAAACCGGATCAGTATCTACTGCAAAAACGGAAGCGACTATATTGAATCAGGCGATTATGTAAAAGCCAAGCAGGAGTTAGAGAAGATTATCGAGTTGGTTCCCAGGCAAAATTAA
- the polA gene encoding DNA polymerase I encodes MNPKTIYLIDGSNYIYRAYYALPMLSNSKGLPTNAIYGFLSMLRKIIKEKSPDYIAVAFDHKKPSFRKDIYKDYKATRRPTPEDLIRQFPALKDVLRAYRITLFEIEGYEADDILVTLAKKAKREGLKSYIVSSDKDVIQAIDDSIEVYEPKKDIYLDVDTVKKVYSITPDMFADFLALRGDKTDNIPGVPGIGEIAAQKLISRYGSVEELLKKTESLPEKTKEIIRENRDQLLLSKKLTLLKSDLDFKVDFKAMEKTMPCYEELIPQLEKLEFNNLTKELLLSVDPLRLPEYKEIKDNRGLSALIKSIESERCFSFYMAKGEKEEVAYLLISTAKSISVIPQNLIKENRESLNSVFSDSRIEKISYGMKELSKQLKDYNISLRSPGFDVRIVSYLLNPSWQKYELFKIVLNYLKNATNLSALLINTEQKGYDILKKNIAIVYTLRELYSHLKKRIKELGLNKLYYEIEEPLIFLLSKMEERGINIDREYLENLLEDYNKRLSSITNDIYEIAGERFNLNSPKQLREILYDKLNLKPVKKGKTGPSTDEESLQKLKYLHPIAEHILKFRELSKIRSTYIEGLLKNISDDGKIHTSFNQAITQTGRLSCSKPNLQNIPIRSDLGKQIRAAFIPLKGYLFISADYSQIELRILAHLSGDENLIRCFKENKDIHKQTASLIFEAAEKNVTPKMRSMAKTVNFGIIYGISPYGLSKQLNASIDEASDFIDAYFKLYPGVRRYIQREIKKARKSNSTETLFKRIRYIPEINSDIVNIREFGERVAINTPIQGSSADLIKKVMLKIQEKIDGERVDARLLLQIHDELLYEVREEDLERAYNIIQDSMENILTLDIPLKVNISTGSTWLELKG; translated from the coding sequence ATGAATCCTAAAACAATCTACTTAATTGACGGCAGTAATTATATTTATAGGGCTTATTATGCGTTGCCTATGCTATCAAATTCCAAAGGGCTTCCGACAAATGCTATCTACGGTTTCTTAAGCATGCTGAGAAAGATAATAAAAGAGAAAAGTCCTGATTATATTGCGGTTGCATTTGACCATAAAAAACCAAGCTTCAGAAAAGATATCTATAAAGACTATAAGGCAACAAGGAGACCTACGCCGGAGGACTTGATAAGGCAGTTTCCAGCGCTAAAAGATGTTCTTAGAGCTTATAGGATAACTCTTTTTGAGATAGAAGGGTACGAAGCAGACGACATATTGGTAACGCTGGCAAAAAAAGCCAAAAGAGAAGGGCTGAAGTCTTACATAGTAAGCTCTGATAAAGATGTTATTCAGGCAATAGATGATAGTATAGAGGTGTATGAGCCCAAGAAAGATATCTACCTCGACGTAGATACAGTCAAAAAAGTCTATTCTATAACACCGGATATGTTTGCAGACTTTCTGGCTCTAAGAGGTGATAAGACAGATAATATTCCTGGTGTTCCGGGAATCGGTGAGATAGCAGCTCAAAAATTGATATCTCGGTACGGTTCAGTAGAAGAGTTGCTGAAAAAGACAGAGAGCCTGCCTGAGAAAACAAAAGAGATCATAAGAGAAAACAGAGATCAGCTTCTGCTGAGCAAAAAGCTCACTCTTCTTAAAAGTGATCTCGATTTTAAAGTAGATTTTAAGGCTATGGAGAAGACTATGCCTTGTTATGAAGAGTTGATACCTCAGCTTGAAAAGTTAGAGTTTAACAATCTGACAAAAGAGCTTCTTCTATCAGTAGATCCCTTGCGGCTGCCTGAATATAAGGAGATTAAAGATAATAGAGGGTTGTCGGCCTTGATTAAGAGTATAGAGTCTGAGAGATGTTTTAGTTTCTATATGGCGAAGGGAGAGAAGGAGGAGGTGGCCTATCTTTTAATATCCACGGCAAAATCTATATCAGTCATACCTCAAAACTTAATCAAAGAAAACAGAGAGAGTTTAAACAGTGTTTTTTCTGATTCCAGGATTGAAAAAATATCTTACGGGATGAAAGAGCTGTCCAAACAACTTAAAGATTATAATATCTCACTCAGAAGCCCCGGATTTGATGTCAGGATAGTCTCTTATCTGCTTAATCCATCCTGGCAAAAATATGAGTTGTTTAAGATAGTATTGAACTATCTTAAGAATGCTACCAACCTCTCAGCTCTTTTAATAAATACCGAGCAGAAAGGATATGATATTCTCAAAAAAAACATAGCAATAGTATATACGCTTAGAGAGCTCTATTCTCACTTAAAGAAAAGAATAAAAGAACTTGGTCTTAATAAACTATATTATGAAATAGAAGAACCGTTGATATTCTTACTTTCAAAGATGGAAGAGAGGGGTATAAATATAGACAGAGAGTACTTGGAGAACCTGCTTGAGGATTATAACAAGAGGTTATCTTCAATCACCAATGATATCTATGAAATAGCAGGAGAGAGATTTAATCTCAACTCTCCCAAACAACTTCGGGAAATTCTATATGATAAGCTCAATTTAAAGCCGGTCAAAAAGGGAAAGACCGGACCTTCAACAGATGAAGAGTCGCTGCAGAAACTTAAATATCTCCATCCAATAGCAGAGCATATCCTTAAATTTCGTGAGCTGAGCAAAATAAGAAGCACTTACATAGAAGGGTTGCTTAAAAATATATCCGATGACGGCAAAATACATACTTCATTCAATCAGGCTATCACGCAGACAGGGCGCTTAAGTTGTTCTAAACCAAACCTGCAAAATATCCCAATACGTTCTGACCTAGGTAAACAGATACGAGCTGCATTTATACCGCTTAAAGGTTATCTCTTCATATCTGCAGACTATTCTCAAATTGAACTAAGAATACTTGCCCATCTCTCAGGGGACGAAAATCTGATAAGATGTTTTAAGGAGAATAAGGATATCCACAAGCAGACTGCCTCGTTGATATTTGAAGCAGCAGAGAAGAATGTCACACCTAAGATGCGCTCTATGGCCAAGACAGTAAATTTTGGTATCATATACGGAATCTCTCCTTATGGGCTTTCAAAACAACTAAATGCCAGTATTGACGAAGCTTCTGATTTTATAGATGCCTATTTTAAGCTCTATCCCGGCGTTAGAAGGTATATTCAGCGTGAGATAAAAAAAGCTCGCAAATCCAACTCTACAGAGACGCTATTTAAAAGAATACGTTATATACCGGAAATAAACTCGGATATTGTCAATATACGCGAATTTGGGGAGAGAGTAGCGATAAATACCCCTATTCAGGGTAGTTCGGCCGATCTCATAAAGAAAGTTATGTTAAAGATCCAAGAAAAAATAGATGGAGAGAGAGTAGATGCCAGACTTCTTCTTCAGATACATGATGAATTACTCTATGAAGTCAGAGAAGAGGATTTAGAGAGAGCTTATAATATCATACAAGATAGCATGGAAAACATTCTCACTCTCGATATCCCGTTAAAAGTAAACATATCAACAGGCTCTACCTGGCTGGAGCTTAAAGGCTGA
- a CDS encoding TIGR00730 family Rossman fold protein → MKDITRDHFTEEDPWRIFRIMSEFVDGFETLSQVKRGVSIFGSARIKPRSKYYKLAEETAYLFTKRGYSIVTGAGPGIMEAANKGASKAGGASIGLNILLPSQQKCNKYVTTPIEFRYFFCRKVMFAKYSKAVLIFPGGYGTLDELFEFLALIQTERIDKFPVILISKEFWGGLIDWMKERLLSKNMIEKNDLAIFHIVENGEEAFKIVKDFYK, encoded by the coding sequence ATGAAAGATATTACAAGAGACCATTTTACGGAAGAGGATCCCTGGAGAATATTCAGAATAATGAGTGAGTTTGTTGACGGGTTTGAAACCCTCTCTCAGGTTAAGAGAGGAGTCTCTATTTTTGGTTCTGCCAGAATAAAACCGAGAAGTAAATATTATAAACTGGCTGAAGAGACTGCTTATCTATTTACAAAGAGAGGCTACTCTATAGTAACCGGTGCCGGTCCGGGTATAATGGAGGCAGCCAATAAAGGGGCGTCTAAAGCAGGGGGGGCATCCATTGGCTTGAATATCTTACTTCCCAGTCAGCAAAAATGCAATAAATACGTAACAACACCCATTGAATTCAGATACTTTTTCTGCCGTAAGGTTATGTTTGCAAAATATTCTAAAGCTGTTCTTATCTTCCCAGGAGGATACGGTACCCTGGATGAACTTTTTGAATTTTTAGCGTTAATTCAAACTGAAAGAATAGATAAGTTTCCTGTGATACTCATATCTAAAGAGTTCTGGGGCGGTCTAATAGACTGGATGAAAGAGAGACTGCTGAGTAAAAATATGATAGAGAAGAATGATTTAGCTATCTTCCATATCGTTGAGAATGGGGAAGAAGCGTTTAAGATAGTTAAAGATTTTTATAAGTAA
- the coaE gene encoding dephospho-CoA kinase (Dephospho-CoA kinase (CoaE) performs the final step in coenzyme A biosynthesis.) produces the protein MSKSGKIIIAITGEIGAGKSTYTEEFEKHGACPVYTDAITHEILKLDEVKSLIKKGFGKSLFQNNGINPKKLANRAFKNRTDWQKLIDITHPYILKKTKEIITKSTSDYCVVDAPLLFESKFDKNSDFVILIKADAKLRKERLKGRMDWKEVKRRTSYLIPIEEKERLADIVIENNSKEKRKVKENVEKIFRRIKSKRG, from the coding sequence ATGTCTAAATCAGGTAAAATTATAATAGCAATAACTGGTGAAATAGGGGCAGGTAAATCTACCTACACAGAAGAGTTTGAAAAACATGGCGCCTGTCCAGTTTATACAGATGCAATAACACATGAGATTCTAAAACTTGATGAAGTCAAATCCCTAATCAAGAAAGGTTTTGGAAAGAGTCTGTTTCAAAATAATGGAATTAATCCTAAAAAGCTGGCAAATAGAGCATTTAAGAACAGAACCGATTGGCAAAAGCTTATTGATATAACTCACCCTTATATATTAAAAAAAACTAAAGAGATAATAACTAAAAGTACATCTGACTATTGTGTAGTTGACGCACCGCTGCTCTTTGAATCTAAATTTGATAAAAATTCTGATTTTGTAATACTTATCAAGGCTGATGCTAAGTTAAGGAAAGAACGGCTTAAAGGCAGAATGGACTGGAAAGAGGTCAAGAGAAGAACCTCTTACCTTATTCCAATAGAGGAGAAAGAAAGGTTAGCAGATATTGTAATAGAGAATAACTCAAAAGAGAAAAGGAAGGTGAAAGAAAATGTTGAAAAAATCTTCAGAAGAATCAAAAGCAAAAGAGGCTAA